From one Microbacterium aurum genomic stretch:
- a CDS encoding uracil-DNA glycosylase family protein, which produces MTTSDGPLVGFQERAVWMGDPILTLADLWPDETRAMIVGLNPATKSVEIGHYYQGASGRCQLLRLADAGLLQVPAQGTFFEEAALTAGVGFTDLVKRPTRGEGDLAPAELARGRASLMDALRAREAPLVVCVFRQPADAIMGAKSTVGFQATPTPWGGKLFRMPGPFERADRVDDQMRALKVELQSV; this is translated from the coding sequence ATGACGACGTCGGACGGACCGCTTGTAGGTTTTCAGGAGCGCGCCGTGTGGATGGGAGACCCGATCCTTACGCTCGCGGATCTCTGGCCGGATGAAACGAGAGCCATGATCGTGGGGCTTAACCCCGCCACGAAAAGCGTCGAGATCGGACACTACTACCAAGGCGCCTCCGGGCGGTGTCAGCTGCTCCGATTGGCCGACGCAGGACTGCTCCAGGTGCCAGCGCAAGGCACGTTCTTCGAGGAGGCGGCATTGACGGCGGGTGTCGGGTTCACCGACTTGGTGAAGCGTCCGACACGTGGCGAGGGCGACCTCGCACCCGCAGAGCTCGCACGTGGTCGCGCGTCACTCATGGATGCGCTTCGTGCCCGTGAGGCGCCGCTTGTCGTGTGTGTCTTCCGGCAGCCCGCCGACGCGATCATGGGTGCGAAAAGCACCGTGGGCTTCCAGGCGACGCCGACACCGTGGGGCGGGAAGCTCTTCCGGATGCCGGGGCCGTTCGAGCGCGCGGATCGCGTCGACGATCAGATGCGCGCGCTGAAGGTCGAGCTGCAAAGCGTTTAG
- a CDS encoding carbohydrate binding domain-containing protein, with product MARLPNVGGDDGTWGDVLNDFLAQSHNEDGTLKADTVGAPQLKSNSVTAAAIASGSISNAKIANGAVGRSQISNGAIDEDHLATDLKTKLNASAVLADGSVSESKLDSAAQEKLNAGVADGSITTAKLADGAVTVPKLHGAGQPDGLATLNSDARLPENQLPLRLSSEDLDARYGRSGPDIVIWGDSMSAPGSGFGDQLKQTTTATIYNGAVGGETSTGIAARVGVRPYRLSAVGGFIPAQGSVEVTIISPSEWPLLQGSGVSGPQGNHATFTGSLAGVVGTFSLTKSGQQWIHDPGDKYYFTRKSSGDTTPCVAQPWLPDFGAARRGDIHVLCIGTNRGDRRDVTMSDIGAIVRYRRSQDDAYLVLSPFNGAGVGVGTTGYADKIALRDRLAAAYGARFRDIRGWLVSNGLAEAGIEPTTQDQADMANDIVPTSLRADSTHLNAVGKLLMANYVGRSLLDLGLLPDFTPLPYPAASTQLLTNPGFEGSLSGWTNSYAATLTRDTSTFRSGTASAHVAGATAPYQGLKTVPILFANHPSVLSSSAWVKAPAGTYAKINHHETNAAGGYIRTFSGTTIQMTGAWQELTYTSNVSGDAGGAILEVLGVNSLFNFNVDDASLRAN from the coding sequence ATGGCCCGACTTCCGAACGTCGGTGGTGACGATGGCACCTGGGGTGATGTCCTGAACGACTTCCTCGCTCAGTCCCACAACGAAGACGGAACGCTGAAGGCGGACACCGTCGGGGCGCCGCAGCTCAAATCGAACTCAGTGACTGCCGCAGCCATCGCAAGTGGCTCGATCTCGAACGCGAAGATCGCAAACGGAGCTGTCGGCCGCTCACAGATCTCGAACGGCGCGATTGACGAAGATCACCTCGCGACCGACCTGAAGACCAAGCTGAACGCCTCGGCCGTGCTCGCAGACGGCAGCGTTTCGGAGAGCAAACTCGACTCCGCCGCTCAGGAGAAGCTCAATGCCGGCGTAGCAGATGGGTCGATCACGACGGCGAAGCTTGCCGATGGCGCGGTCACCGTTCCCAAGCTCCACGGCGCGGGGCAACCAGATGGACTGGCCACTCTCAACAGCGACGCACGGCTCCCGGAGAACCAACTTCCACTACGACTCTCGAGCGAGGACCTGGATGCGAGGTACGGACGATCAGGTCCAGACATCGTCATCTGGGGCGACTCGATGTCTGCCCCGGGCTCAGGCTTTGGCGATCAGCTGAAGCAGACGACTACCGCAACGATCTACAACGGCGCGGTGGGCGGCGAGACCTCAACTGGCATCGCGGCCAGGGTCGGCGTGCGCCCGTATCGCCTTTCAGCCGTGGGGGGCTTCATACCTGCGCAGGGTTCTGTCGAGGTAACAATCATCTCGCCGAGCGAATGGCCGTTGCTGCAGGGTTCCGGCGTATCCGGACCGCAAGGAAATCATGCAACGTTCACGGGAAGCCTCGCCGGGGTCGTCGGAACTTTCTCACTTACGAAGTCGGGTCAACAGTGGATTCACGACCCGGGCGACAAGTACTACTTCACACGAAAATCGAGCGGCGATACAACGCCTTGCGTTGCCCAACCGTGGCTTCCTGACTTTGGTGCGGCGCGGAGAGGAGATATCCACGTCCTCTGCATCGGCACCAACCGCGGTGACCGGCGCGATGTCACGATGAGTGATATCGGAGCCATCGTGCGATACCGACGCTCACAGGACGATGCATACCTCGTTCTATCACCGTTCAACGGCGCTGGCGTAGGCGTCGGTACGACCGGCTACGCAGACAAGATCGCTCTTCGCGATCGGCTGGCCGCAGCCTACGGCGCCCGATTCAGGGACATCCGCGGCTGGCTCGTGAGCAATGGACTAGCCGAGGCTGGCATCGAGCCGACCACTCAAGATCAGGCAGACATGGCGAACGACATAGTTCCCACCTCGCTTCGAGCCGACTCCACGCATCTCAACGCGGTCGGAAAGCTCTTGATGGCAAACTACGTCGGACGCAGTCTGCTCGACCTCGGTCTACTCCCCGACTTCACTCCGCTTCCGTACCCGGCCGCGTCGACTCAACTTCTGACCAACCCCGGATTCGAAGGTAGCCTCAGCGGCTGGACGAACTCCTACGCCGCGACGCTGACACGCGACACCTCGACCTTCCGGAGCGGTACGGCCTCAGCCCATGTTGCTGGCGCGACGGCGCCGTACCAAGGTCTCAAGACCGTCCCTATCCTCTTCGCGAATCACCCTTCAGTCCTCAGCTCCAGCGCCTGGGTCAAGGCCCCGGCTGGCACCTACGCAAAGATCAACCACCATGAAACGAACGCAGCTGGAGGATACATCCGGACTTTCAGCGGCACGACAATCCAGATGACCGGCGCATGGCAAGAACTGACCTACACCAGCAACGTCAGCGGCGACGCTGGCGGCGCGATCTTGGAAGTCCTCGGCGTGAACTCGCTCTTCAACTTCAACGTGGACGACGCGAGCCTACGAGCCAACTAG
- a CDS encoding prepilin-type N-terminal cleavage/methylation domain-containing protein, translating into MARTASRTTPNLGSQPLRGADFGRAHSSVVLGEDVRDRRRGFTIVELLIVVVVIAILAAITIVAYNGITNRAKATAAATAAEQAAKRVMTYAISNAENYPASLSDAGISDGSATYQYRVDNSTSPKTFCLTATTQNVSYWVSSTATTPTPGACAGHGVNGGGTITNLARMPIASESWAHGMGTSGSGSRSVVSDARFPGGIAYQLTWSTAPTSSSSLYVSEVATIPCVIGQQYSLYVRYAPSWSGAIPSFYLNGPGTGVVGTVVSRGDGTYEARANWTATGACTSSFIPFLSLAGSSALPSATSTLRVGGFMVVADQSGTVVYADGDSAGWVWNGSTNSSTSTGPAL; encoded by the coding sequence ATGGCGCGCACGGCATCACGCACCACTCCGAATCTTGGGTCTCAGCCACTCCGCGGCGCAGATTTCGGGCGTGCTCACTCATCAGTTGTTCTGGGTGAGGACGTTCGAGACCGACGCCGCGGCTTCACCATCGTCGAGCTACTGATCGTCGTCGTGGTGATCGCGATCCTCGCAGCAATCACAATCGTCGCGTACAACGGCATCACGAACCGGGCCAAGGCGACGGCTGCTGCCACCGCTGCTGAACAGGCGGCAAAGAGGGTGATGACCTACGCCATCTCGAACGCCGAGAACTACCCTGCCTCTCTGTCCGATGCCGGAATTTCCGATGGCTCTGCCACATACCAGTACCGCGTCGACAACAGCACGAGCCCGAAGACGTTCTGCCTGACTGCGACGACGCAGAACGTGAGCTATTGGGTGTCGAGCACTGCCACGACGCCAACCCCAGGCGCTTGTGCTGGGCACGGAGTGAATGGTGGCGGTACCATCACCAACCTGGCGCGTATGCCGATCGCTTCCGAGAGCTGGGCGCATGGCATGGGAACATCCGGCTCGGGCAGTAGGTCGGTTGTGAGCGACGCTCGTTTTCCAGGAGGCATCGCGTATCAGTTGACTTGGTCCACCGCACCGACGTCGAGTTCGAGTCTCTACGTCAGCGAGGTTGCAACCATTCCGTGCGTGATCGGCCAGCAGTACTCGCTTTATGTCCGCTATGCACCCTCGTGGAGCGGGGCGATTCCGAGCTTCTACCTTAACGGCCCAGGAACGGGAGTGGTAGGAACCGTTGTTAGCCGTGGAGATGGGACGTATGAAGCACGCGCGAACTGGACGGCGACGGGCGCTTGTACCTCGTCGTTCATACCCTTCTTGTCCCTCGCTGGGAGTTCGGCGCTTCCTTCTGCAACGTCTACTCTGCGTGTCGGCGGATTCATGGTTGTCGCCGACCAGTCGGGGACCGTTGTGTACGCCGACGGTGACTCAGCGGGTTGGGTGTGGAACGGATCAACAAATAGTTCGACCTCAACGGGGCCAGCACTCTGA
- a CDS encoding HIRAN domain-containing protein has translation MGFLSRLFGKSEATTTGVVRVEQPTRRELARPKVRVEMTYSLGGEQDLVKLTGTTTFAKDAITRLAERRGAGAGGYIETSGTLQREPDNQADPNAVAVHVEGEKIGYLPGYLAKLVDLSTSGARTVQVQIFTEVLPKGLRSEAWAWLASGPAQWQWSETNRPPLSSGAKVAAHQQGIDQMVTDALDGGGARAESFAQGMVNGVHYLQLVEPIKQLKRNGHLEDALVLCYAAIDGAEANREGREPAPWYTEQAAIIHRKLGQRDKEIAALERWLAACPPERRDGSRIKERLSKLNA, from the coding sequence ATGGGGTTCCTGAGCAGACTGTTTGGCAAGTCGGAAGCGACCACGACGGGCGTCGTCAGGGTGGAACAACCCACGCGGCGTGAACTCGCCCGACCGAAGGTGCGCGTCGAGATGACCTATTCACTCGGCGGCGAGCAAGATCTGGTGAAACTCACCGGCACAACGACCTTTGCCAAGGACGCCATCACCCGTCTCGCCGAGCGCCGCGGAGCCGGAGCGGGTGGCTATATCGAGACGTCCGGCACCTTGCAGCGCGAGCCCGACAATCAAGCGGATCCAAACGCGGTTGCCGTGCACGTCGAGGGGGAGAAGATCGGCTACCTCCCCGGCTACCTCGCGAAGCTCGTCGACCTCTCGACGAGCGGCGCACGCACCGTGCAGGTGCAGATCTTCACCGAGGTGCTGCCGAAGGGTCTGCGCTCTGAGGCGTGGGCCTGGCTTGCAAGCGGACCCGCGCAGTGGCAGTGGTCCGAAACGAACCGGCCACCACTGTCCTCGGGCGCAAAGGTTGCCGCGCACCAGCAGGGCATCGACCAGATGGTTACAGACGCGCTGGACGGCGGCGGTGCGCGTGCGGAGTCGTTCGCGCAGGGCATGGTGAACGGCGTCCACTACCTCCAGCTCGTCGAGCCGATCAAGCAGCTCAAGCGCAACGGGCACCTGGAGGACGCCCTGGTGCTCTGCTACGCCGCAATCGACGGTGCCGAAGCCAATCGTGAGGGGCGCGAACCGGCGCCCTGGTACACCGAGCAGGCGGCCATCATCCACCGCAAGCTCGGGCAGCGTGACAAGGAGATTGCCGCGCTTGAGCGTTGGCTCGCCGCCTGTCCGCCAGAGCGCCGCGACGGGAGCCGGATCAAGGAACGTCTCAGCAAGCTCAACGCGTGA
- a CDS encoding TIGR02391 family protein, which translates to MLDDALRVSTWNWRNWALGFAQDRPREGLADAQNAIAEAWGWLMAKTLISTKGTGGSYDFHDFHVTRAGHEALARGTAYVRAVIRLDVELVEPLEQKVRPQFLLGDFELAAFAAMREVEIAVRERSGLGGDLVGVALMQQAFRDGGPLHDPEVHSAESVAQMNLFAGAMGLFKNPPSHRRVDYQDPAEASEVILLADLLLRILRRLAAE; encoded by the coding sequence GTGCTCGACGATGCCCTTCGGGTCAGTACGTGGAATTGGCGCAACTGGGCGCTCGGCTTCGCCCAGGACCGCCCCCGCGAGGGATTGGCTGACGCGCAGAACGCGATCGCTGAGGCGTGGGGCTGGCTCATGGCAAAGACCCTCATCTCGACGAAGGGCACGGGCGGCTCGTACGACTTCCATGACTTCCACGTCACGCGCGCCGGTCACGAGGCGCTCGCTCGCGGCACCGCATACGTGCGCGCCGTGATTCGGCTCGACGTGGAACTGGTCGAACCGCTGGAGCAGAAGGTGCGCCCGCAGTTCTTACTCGGAGACTTCGAGCTCGCGGCCTTCGCCGCCATGCGCGAGGTTGAGATCGCCGTCCGGGAGCGAAGCGGGCTTGGCGGCGATCTGGTTGGGGTGGCGCTCATGCAGCAAGCCTTTCGTGACGGTGGCCCGCTCCATGACCCCGAGGTGCATTCGGCTGAGTCCGTCGCCCAGATGAATCTCTTCGCCGGGGCGATGGGACTGTTCAAGAACCCGCCGTCTCACCGGCGGGTGGACTACCAAGATCCGGCGGAAGCGAGCGAGGTTATCCTGCTCGCGGACCTGCTGCTGCGGATCCTGCGACGTCTGGCTGCGGAGTAG
- a CDS encoding DUF3846 domain-containing protein, with protein MVRSIVIPHDQARSPRLRHLATASEFQAAVDGWLEPIEMPALGVTVYVNEAARREHHPINCRAMALWWLYSADPTQYPIFLGDVVLTSTDDGEEATALLERIVGDIFEQREFVVQVRPSGQDSWRDSFARFHDVFDAATWCMLLINTLGPGGRLRLESRTPQPDAFGPALSESDALW; from the coding sequence GTGGTGCGAAGCATCGTCATCCCGCACGATCAAGCCCGTTCGCCGCGGCTGCGACACCTGGCTACGGCCAGCGAATTCCAGGCCGCGGTGGACGGTTGGCTCGAGCCCATCGAGATGCCCGCCCTGGGTGTCACCGTCTACGTCAACGAGGCAGCCCGTCGGGAACACCACCCGATCAACTGCCGCGCCATGGCGCTCTGGTGGCTCTACAGCGCCGACCCGACCCAGTACCCGATCTTCCTCGGCGACGTCGTGCTCACCAGCACCGACGACGGCGAGGAAGCCACGGCCCTGCTGGAGCGGATCGTCGGGGACATTTTCGAGCAGCGCGAGTTCGTCGTCCAGGTCCGGCCCTCGGGGCAGGACTCCTGGCGCGACTCGTTCGCCCGGTTCCATGACGTCTTCGATGCTGCGACTTGGTGCATGCTCCTGATCAACACACTTGGGCCTGGGGGGCGCCTCCGACTGGAAAGCCGGACGCCCCAACCGGACGCGTTCGGCCCGGCGCTCAGCGAAAGCGACGCGCTGTGGTGA
- a CDS encoding DUF3846 domain-containing protein — MVRALRIPADQDEPITELYVDKLEDYQAAVGGWIEPVDIPQLGITIYVHEEGLALGLPFNPRTTFLWWYYVPEARQKAMLVGSALIVGLPDRNGDSTSIPGGVVDVLTGTGPWRVEVKVHGDPKWYGNQATYSDYFEALVWAMVTLERWTQAEDVRVVPAGSTSGGKLAGGADVTEPAA, encoded by the coding sequence GTGGTGAGGGCGCTGCGCATCCCGGCGGATCAGGACGAACCGATCACGGAGCTGTACGTCGACAAACTTGAGGACTACCAAGCCGCGGTGGGCGGCTGGATCGAGCCGGTTGACATCCCTCAGCTCGGGATAACGATCTACGTCCACGAGGAAGGCCTGGCGCTGGGGTTGCCTTTCAATCCCCGCACCACCTTCCTCTGGTGGTACTACGTCCCCGAAGCGCGCCAAAAGGCGATGCTGGTCGGGTCGGCGCTCATCGTCGGGCTCCCCGACCGGAATGGTGACAGCACCAGCATCCCCGGGGGAGTTGTCGATGTGCTCACTGGCACCGGACCTTGGCGCGTGGAGGTGAAAGTCCACGGCGATCCGAAGTGGTACGGCAACCAGGCGACCTACTCGGACTATTTCGAAGCTCTCGTCTGGGCGATGGTCACATTGGAACGCTGGACCCAAGCCGAAGATGTTCGCGTTGTCCCCGCGGGTTCCACTTCTGGCGGGAAGCTCGCCGGGGGAGCGGACGTCACCGAACCCGCCGCCTGA
- a CDS encoding phospholipid scramblase-related protein, with product MSQQAPAGWFADPFGRHEHRYWDGAQWTEHVGSQGRQMVDAPVVAPPAPVVAQQQTVAAMQTVALTPVTNKKVQRQIQKLGVGDRTRVGGGTLFTEQVLVVNQKAKLWEKKAEYAVFNQHGLKVGGVREYGVSMSRMVVGRENSTKRLQIVDADGRPVLTLTRPATMLKSKVIVMRDDGTPVGQIAQENFGVMASVLGGRFNIRFRMEAGGETLGTINAESWRAWDFSIQDPRGDEIGRITKAWAGFGKENFTKADNYVLEIYRPLEDPLHSLVVSAALVVDTVLKQGSSEQRSR from the coding sequence ATGAGTCAGCAGGCGCCCGCAGGGTGGTTCGCGGATCCCTTCGGCCGTCACGAGCACCGCTACTGGGACGGCGCCCAGTGGACGGAACACGTCGGCTCGCAGGGCCGCCAGATGGTTGATGCACCTGTTGTTGCGCCACCGGCTCCGGTCGTCGCCCAACAGCAGACGGTCGCGGCCATGCAGACCGTCGCCCTGACTCCGGTGACCAACAAGAAGGTGCAGCGGCAGATTCAAAAGCTGGGCGTTGGAGATCGGACTCGCGTCGGCGGCGGAACGCTCTTCACAGAGCAGGTGTTGGTGGTCAACCAGAAGGCGAAGCTCTGGGAGAAGAAGGCCGAGTACGCCGTCTTCAACCAGCACGGCCTCAAGGTCGGTGGCGTTCGTGAGTACGGCGTGAGCATGTCGCGCATGGTCGTGGGCCGCGAGAACTCCACCAAGCGCCTTCAGATTGTCGACGCCGACGGCCGACCAGTGCTCACGCTCACCCGCCCCGCCACGATGCTGAAGTCCAAGGTGATCGTGATGCGTGACGACGGCACGCCTGTCGGCCAGATCGCCCAGGAAAACTTCGGCGTCATGGCGTCGGTGCTCGGTGGCCGCTTCAACATCCGATTCCGGATGGAAGCGGGCGGAGAGACGCTCGGGACGATCAACGCCGAAAGTTGGCGGGCCTGGGATTTCAGCATCCAGGACCCGAGGGGCGACGAGATCGGCCGCATTACGAAGGCCTGGGCCGGATTCGGCAAGGAGAACTTCACGAAGGCGGACAATTACGTGCTGGAGATCTACCGCCCGCTCGAGGATCCGCTGCACTCACTCGTCGTGTCCGCGGCGCTCGTGGTGGACACGGTGCTCAAGCAAGGCAGCAGCGAACAGCGCAGTCGCTGA